A genomic region of Melopsittacus undulatus isolate bMelUnd1 chromosome 5, bMelUnd1.mat.Z, whole genome shotgun sequence contains the following coding sequences:
- the LOC101872911 gene encoding histone H4 isoform X2, whose translation MSAAGNTIATRKSCLIMSGRGKGGKGLGKGGAKRHRKVLRDNIQGITKPAIRRLARRGGVKRISGLIYEETRGVLKVFLENVIRDAVTYTEHAKRKTVTAMDVVYALKRQGRTLYGFGG comes from the exons ATGTCTGCAGCAGGAAACACAATTGCTACACGTAAAAGCTGT TTGATAATGTCAGGCAGAGGCAAAGGCGGGAAGGGGCTCGGTAAGGGCGGCGCCAAGCGCCACCGTAAAGTGCTGCGCGACAACATCCAGGGCATCACCAAGCCGGCCATCCGCCGCTTGGCTCGGCGTGGCGGCGTGAAGCGCATCTCGGGGCTCATCTACGAGGAGACGCGCGGCGTCTTGAAAGTCTTTTTGGAGAACGTGATCCGCGATGCCGTCACCTATACCGAGCACGCCAAGAGAAAGACGGTGACAGCCATGGACGTGGTCTATGCTCTGAAGCGCCAGGGTCGCACTCTCTATGGCTTTGGTGGTTAA